Genomic segment of Dermacentor albipictus isolate Rhodes 1998 colony chromosome 5, USDA_Dalb.pri_finalv2, whole genome shotgun sequence:
AGGTGCATGCCAGCTCTGTTTTGGGCAACCGCCGTTCACCCCAGGAAGGGATCGCATTTCGAACAGATAATCTTGGCGACCGGCTGACGCTCGCCGGATTCGGAGACGTCAGGGCGGCGCGTGCCAACGGTGAAGATGTATTGTGAAAGATGAGGTACAAAACTGGAAAAGCAACGACGCGTTGTCacagacaaaaaataaagtgtagtCGGATCAGAAGAGACAAAAACAGTGGGAGAGGGCGTGAAAACACGACACACAAGGAAAAAGGATTAAGCGAGAGCCGTAACGGGAACGGAAAGAGAAGCCAAGGAGGCGAGGAGTGGGGAAGAGAtggggtaagggggggggggggcggcagtgCGGTATACGCTGGAAAAGCGCTCTCACGAGGCAAGCATGCGCGAGCGTATAGTTGGGCCACGTCGGAGCTGACGTGCGGGGCTTTGAAGTGGAGGGCTTGCGCCGTCGGGTGGCGTgtgtgaaggggggggggagaggaggagggggggggcgtgAGAGAGGACGGCCGCAATAGCGCGGCGTTTCCTGCGCTGATAACGCCGTCGGCCCGCACGAGCTCGGCGCCCATATACGATGGTCTCAAAGTGCGCTCCGCCGACCCCTACAGCCCCTGGCCGGCGTTCTACGCTATCGTGGCGCCTCTATTAAAGGACGACGGCTCCCCGAACCGCGGCGTGTGCATCTTCTCTCTCTGCTACGTGGCTCGGCTCCTTTCGGTCGGCGCTAGGCGGCCGGAACACCTGTAAGCAGCGCGCACCGTCCGGCGCTCGTCGGGTGACTGTGACAACGCCGGCCTTCAACAGCCGCTCCGGTCTCTCCCGCAAGGCAGGCCCACCGCTGCCGCCTCACACAGCGAGGACTACAAAGCGAGCCTTCGCTCTCCGCATCGGCCGGCTCGGAGCCGCGAACCCTTCCTCTCGAGAGGCATTGTTCTCGGGAGTGCAAGCGGCGAAACCCCTTGGAGAAGAAAGTACACGTGACACCTGCGACGCCGTCAGTTCCTTATTACCTTCGCACAGCAGCGGTGCAGTATACGAGAGCGAAGCTGCTTCGCAGGAAGGAAGTAATGGAGTGCTACGAGGACCCCGAGAACCCGGGCCAGGTTTACGTTCGCCTCCTGCGTCAGGACCTGCTGGAGGAGCTAGTGTTGTCCAAGAAGCGCGGAAGATTGGTCGTGATCTTGGTTGACGAGGAATTCCTCGTGTACCGGCCGACCAACGGCACCAAGATGATCTCTCCGCCTAACGTCGACCTGCTGGTCAAGGACATCTCCAAGGCACTCGGCCGAGACCGCTGGAACGCAGCGGGCAGCAGCCACGCGACGAAAGATTCGTCGGTGCACATCTTCACGGACATGGACCTCTACGAACTCGCGGACTTGCTGGCGAAGGAACTGGACATTAGAGTGTTCTGTCATTTGTTTCATCGGATAAGGTGATTCCGCAGACTTTTTTCAGCGCAACGTTTCGTTGCGACCAGCGGTGCATTCGACATCACGATGGGACCAACATTTCTGTGGGCGTCTGCCGCCGGAAAACTGAACTACACGGCAGCCCGAACTGGCAGCAAGCAGCAGTCGAAGGCCTCACTGAGTCCCACAGCTGTGCGCACGGCTACGCAATGCAATTGTCGCAAGGTTGAGAGAAACTTTAATTTGTTCGTCGCATCTGCTGTCAGAATGCTAGTCCGGGCAGCTGTACTTTGTTGTATTCTCAGCAGCGGCATCGGTCAATGTGTCAAGGGCGGCCGCCACGTGTTCAACTCACGGAATATTTTTTTATCGACTTACTGGGTGGCGTGATTGTATATGTGTATGCGTGCATGATTGCGTGTGCTTCGTGTCCGAGACTGACCGTGAAGCCGTGTTGATCATGCCGAAAGATCGTGATTTTGAGGGTGGCGGTGCGTGAAAAGAACCTTCGAGGGGTGTAACTGCATCGCCGCCTTGATGGGCGTGCCTTGCGCTAAGGTGCATTCGAGTGTGGAAATACGCGCCGTGTCAACATGTGTGAGACCATTGCAGCGGCCTTCCTGCTAGACGCGAGACAACGAGTCTAGCAGGACAACGTGCCTAGCGAAAACCACTACGCGTgcaattcttttttcttcttctttcgtttcttctctaTCGCGTTTTTCTTTCGGCAGCCACCAATGGTTGCGTATGACGAGGTCGAGAGAAAAACGAGATGCCTTGCCTGTTTTCATCCATTGTTTCcttctatttttttaaatttttttgcctGTGCAATGGCTTTGGCACAGGGCACAGCGTAGTTGTCGAACGCATGGAGGAAGTCTTGCCCTGCACTGGAATTCCTTgctggtaattttttttcatttggtcTTATTTACCCTTTCTCTTGATTATCCACGTCACATTCTTTTGAGAAGGAGATCTAAACATGCCTAATTTACACCTTACACTATGTTTGTGGAGCGAGAGTGACCATGCCAAATGAAAGGTTGATTATGTTGGAACAAACACCGTTCATCACGAGTATCCCATCTATGTCAATCAGTGCATTATCTAGTCTCCTTCTGCATGCATGCTGAGGCTCTAAGGTTTTCGGGAACATTTCGGAGCTTTCGAAGAATCCGGAGGACCAGTCTCAAAGGAAAGCAGTCAAAACAAAGCAGCTTTTGACAACAAGAGCCTGCAGAAAAAATCGCACGTACGATCTTCTCTCCTGGTGCAATATTCGAGCTAAAGAAACCCGACGCATTTATCCCTCTTTGATGTCACAACAACACATGTGAGTGCCTGTTATGGTAACAGTGATCTCAATGTTAAATTTTGTTGTTCTTTGTATTTATTAGAATTGGCTCTGCATTCGGGTTATGGGCAGTCATACAAAAGAATCAAACCCTCAATGACTAATATCGGGGTGCTCTctcgtaaaaaaaaacaaattattttAAGATTCCGAGATGTTTTAGTTGCTGCCCTGCGCTGCTTTTGTACTTTGCTTCATTACACTTCGACTTCTTCCTCTTTTATTTTCTTGCGGACTTTTAAGATTTTGGTGCACTTTCCATCGCTGGTTGCGGAACTGGAGTTTTAATGAGTCATGCTTTTGTTTCAGTGAACTAGGTCTTCACAAacaaaatagtaataataatagtcATAAATTGTTGATTTAGTgctgcacatgcacacacaagcaCCAACGATGTTTTAGTCTATTTATTTTCTTAAGCACTGACTTTACCATGGATTTCGTACAAGGCGAATAAATGATCTATACCTCCTTGAGTTCACGTCGTTGCCTCTGTCTGCGAGCATAATGTTGTTATCAGTCCCATGGGGCCGTTGCACCCGCAAAGTGGACACTGCCCGGTTATCTGCACACGTTTCGTGTCGTAATCGACTCGGCTAAAAAGAACGTATTAGATATCGTGAATTACAGAACGCATATATTTTATGAGGTTCATTATTTGGGTGAGAAATTACTTTAGCGTGAGCGTTGAGATTGTGTTGCACTGAGAGCAACTGAAAATAAGATGGAGGGAGATCCAAGCAAGCCCAGAATCGTGCAACAACGTAAGCCGAACTAACGACGAAGATGAAGAACGCGAGGCACAATACAGCAAGTCACACTTCTGTGGTTCAGCATCAAGTACAGCGCATATCGGTTGATTTTACGTCATATGTATGACGTCAGCATCATTTTAATAATCTTTTTACTCATTTAAAATGTCGCTTTAGttcgtaatgaaaaaaaagtatttataTATTGCAGAGTAGATATATTGCACATAGTACTATATTGTCGCGTGTGAAATGAAATTTTGGTGCCGTTAGCTCAGGTAAAGAATTTTGGCAAGACTGTTGCACTCTTCGTGACACATAAGGTGACTCGTACTGTTTTcatggaaaacacggggaaggcgggagacgaaaattcaagacgatgagcaaaacgagaacaaggtgaaaaaaaaattatggggtgttacgtgccaaaaccactttctgattatgaggcacgccgtagtggagggctccggaaatttcgaccccctggggttctttaacgtgcacctaaatctaagtacacgagtgttttcgcatttcgcccccatcgaaatgcggccgccgtgtccgggattcgatcccgcgacctcgtgctcagcacaaggtgaaagcagcagccaacgtttcgacaagtgaacttgtcttcttcaaggcgacatatgctttcctcgccactgcttttaccttgttctcgttttactcATTGTCTCGCACTGTTTTAGTAAGGCACGTAGAAGAGGTGGTGTAGAGGCGATCGTGCATGTGGAATCAGACAGCGCAGAGCGCTGGAGGTCGTTAGACTCGTCGCGCAACGTCAGCGTGAAGCCGGTGTCGCGTATGCGTACGTGTCTCACTGATGGTTGCAGAGACCGATGAAAACGTTGCTCGCCGCTcctaccacccccccccccccccaccccttctgTCCCCGGAATGCATACGTACGCGCGTTTTGCGGGACGATGCGTGGCGCCAGGATGTATAGCTGTGCAAAAAATAGTaataatgatgaaaaaaaaaaaacgatcttgCTTGCCGGCGCCGCTTCTGATGTAGAGTGGCGACGGCATTCGCTGATACTTCGTGGGTTACTTCCTCTtccacctgaaaaaaaaaaaagaagaaaaaccacTAACGAGAGTTTCAGGCATCGTGATGACTGCTAGTCTTCTTCACTTGGTGCCTTTAAAAATAATAGTAATATAACATGGGACAAGCATATACTGGGTCTAAGAACAACGGAGGGTGCAGTAGCgaatagaatgaatgaatgaatgaatgaatgaatgaatgaatgaatgaatgaatgaatgaatgaatgaatgaatgaatgaatgacatgaaattttaaaaatatgcaatgGTGCGCACTGTGCAGAGCACTTCGGAAGACGAGCAAAAACGCGAGACGTTCGCCCACAGCAACGAGTAAAAAGAAAGCTAGTACAtgtgttgattgattgattaattgatttaTTCGTAGAATTTAACGTCCCAAAGAAACACTAGGGCTATTAGATAGGCCGTAATTGGGGGCtgcgtattaattttgaccacctgggattctttagcgTGCGCCCAACTCGTCCAGGCCGCGGCAGCCGTGTTCTAACGAAAGctgaatgcaaaaagaaaaagaaaaaacactcgtgtaccgcGCATTGACCTCCGAGGATGAGTTAAGCCTTACGCTTGCTGACAAATATCTCCTAGTCGGATCGAGGCGGTCTCCCGTGCCTCTCG
This window contains:
- the LOC135906342 gene encoding uncharacterized protein, translated to MECYEDPENPGQVYVRLLRQDLLEELVLSKKRGRLVVILVDEEFLVYRPTNGTKMISPPNVDLLVKDISKALGRDRWNAAGSSHATKDSSVHIFTDMDLYELADLLAKELDIRVFCHLFHRIR